The following are from one region of the Rhinoraja longicauda isolate Sanriku21f chromosome 3, sRhiLon1.1, whole genome shotgun sequence genome:
- the minar2 gene encoding major intrinsically disordered NOTCH2-binding receptor 1-like, which yields MDLSVLPNNNHPDKFLQLDVKALSIRPGLGPVGFTGLSGAALSGQQWHNRVYSQNKNQRPPGKISMQRNDDFPVVIGEVISQHITPLTLKSTIKTNPLYSDCRAVEGWQQNKTHPSWTIQDYDRQSMQTNSAIHLSKDPNDLKFWLDDIYTPGYDSLLRKKESELKRAKCCKLISVVVLVTCTLVTVITVLIVVV from the exons ATGGATCTATCGGTCTTGCCAAATAACAATCATCCTGACAAATTTCTGCAGTTAGATGTAAAAGCTCTAAGTATAAGACCTGGTTTAGGCCCAGTTGGTTTTACAGGTCTCTCCGGGGCAGCTTTGAGTGGTCAACAGTGGCACAACCGAGTCTATTCCCAG AATAAGAACCAAAGGCCACCGGGGAAGATCAGCATGCAACGGAATGATGATTTTCCTGTCGTCATTGGTGAAGTTATCAGCCAACATATCACTCCCCTCACCCTGAAGTCCACCATTAAGACGAATCCCCTGTACTCCGACTGTAGAGCGGTCGAAGGCTGGCAACAGAACAAGACTCATCCCTCATGGACAATTCAGGACTACGACAGACAGTCAATGCAAACAAACTCAGCAATTCATCTTAGCAAG GATCCAAATGACCTGAAGTTTTGGTTGGATGACATTTATACGCCAGGATATGATTCTTTACTGAGAAAAAAAGAATCTGAGCTCAAAAGAGCCAAATGCTGTAAATTAATATCTGTGGTAGTTTTAGTAACTTGCACTTTAGTCACTGTAATTACTGTATTAATAGTTGTTGTTTAA